From the Acinetobacter wanghuae genome, one window contains:
- the iscX gene encoding Fe-S cluster assembly protein IscX: MGLRWTDTLDIAIELYEAHPDVDPQWVRFTDLHAWVCALENFSDDPTKSTEGLLEGIQMAWIDEAR; this comes from the coding sequence ACACTTGATATCGCCATTGAACTATACGAAGCACACCCAGATGTTGACCCGCAATGGGTACGTTTTACCGATTTACATGCATGGGTATGTGCGCTTGAAAACTTCAGTGATGATCCGACAAAATCGACTGAAGGCTTGTTAGAAGGCATTCAAATGGCATGGATTGATGAAGCGCGTTAA
- the ndk gene encoding nucleoside-diphosphate kinase — protein sequence MAIERTLSIVKPDAVAKNHIGDIFARFEKAGLKIVATKMKHLTQAEAEGFYAEHKERGFFADLVAFMTSGPVVVSVLEGENAVLAHRDILGATNPKEAAPGTIRADFAVSIDENAAHGSDSVASADREVNYFFAQTEIAPRTR from the coding sequence ATGGCTATCGAACGTACTTTATCTATCGTAAAACCAGACGCAGTTGCTAAAAACCACATCGGTGACATCTTTGCTCGTTTTGAGAAAGCTGGTCTTAAAATCGTTGCAACTAAAATGAAACACTTGACTCAAGCTGAAGCTGAAGGCTTCTACGCTGAGCACAAAGAACGTGGTTTCTTTGCTGACCTCGTTGCATTCATGACTTCTGGTCCAGTTGTTGTTTCAGTTCTTGAAGGCGAAAACGCTGTTCTTGCTCACCGTGACATCCTTGGCGCGACAAACCCTAAAGAAGCTGCTCCTGGTACAATCCGTGCAGATTTCGCTGTAAGCATCGACGAAAACGCTGCTCACGGTTCTGACTCTGTAGCATCAGCTGATCGTGAAGTTAACTACTTCTTCGCTCAAACTGAGATTGCTCCACGTACTCGTTAA